DNA from Selenihalanaerobacter shriftii:
ATAACCTCTTTCCCTAATTCCGGATGCTTATACATCTCACGAATTAAAATTTCAGCAGCATCTCCGGCACCTACGATTAAGACCTTTATCCCAGCATCATTACATCTTTCATATTCTAGATAATCTTTTGTTAATCGAAGTATAAACCGTAATCCGCCTAAGAATAACAAATCTAATACACCACTAATAATTACAACACTGCGAGAAAAGCTTATCTGAGCCAAGAAAATATAAAGAGTAAATGAAAGATTAATTAAAGTAACTATTTTAATAATAGATTTTAATTCATTAATACTAGCATAACGCCACATCTTTTTATATAAGCCAGAAAAGTATAAAATTGTTAATCCGATTATAGATAAAATGATTGAATAAGAATAACTAAAGTGGCTTAGCCAGCTACCGTCGAATCTTAGGATAAAGCCAAAAATTAAGGCTAAATTAATTAATAATAGGTCAATAAATATTAGCCTTGGTTTCTTGTATAATTTTAATAAAAAATCAATCAAACTTATCACTCCTCCCCTAATGATGAATATTATTGGTTAAACACGGAGCATAATAATGGCATTTAAAATTATTAGACACGAGACTTACACTAGACTAGACACAAGACTTAAAAACAAAAAGACCAAGCTAATACTAGATAATATTTATAAAACTATTATTCATTTATTTATATAATTAACTTATTATACCTGAAGTTTACTAATTGATTAATTATAATAATCTATATCTGGCTATTCTTTAAAAGCTTTACTCAATCTTATTTTTAGCCTTAGTTTTAACTTCTTTAGTCTGTGCCCTGCCTGAGTTACTCTGTATTTAATTATTTTTTATCCTTTGTAATTCTCTCTTTTAGCGTCTCTACTACCTGCTGAACTTCCTGTTTGGTCAATTTATTATAAAAAGGTAGAGCAATTGTTGAATCTGTTACCTGCTCGGTAATTGGAAAATCGCCCCTTTGATAACCGAACTCTTCAATATAGAAAGGTTGTAAGTGAATCGGTGTAAAGTATGGCTTACACTGAATATCATTATTACGTAAATGCTCCATAACGCTATTCCGGTCAATTCCATCGACCAGTTGTATAACATAAACAAACCAGCTCATTTTAGTAGTTTCTTCTACTATAGATAAAGTTTTAACTTCTTCAGCATCAGCTAATAAACGGTTATATTCTGCAGCTACTTCAGCTCGTTTAGCTAAGATCTCTTCAATTCGTTCTAACTGAGCAATTCCTACCGCACAACTCATTTCATCAAGTCGATAATTATAACCTAAACGAACATGATCAAGCCATAAATCACTCTCACCTCGTCCTTGATTACGCGTACTCTTACAAAGTTTTGCTATTTCTTCATCATCAGTAACAATAATACCGCCTTCACCGGTTGTCATCTGCTTATTAGGATAGAAAGCAAAGACACTAGCATCAGCAAAAGTTCCTACCTTTTGTCCATTATGTTCTGCCCCTATTGCTTCACAAGAATCCTCGATTACCTTTAAACCATATTTATCTGCTATCTCCATTATTTCATTCATGTTAGCAGGCTGTCCAAAGACATCAACTGGTAAAATAG
Protein-coding regions in this window:
- a CDS encoding DegT/DnrJ/EryC1/StrS family aminotransferase, translating into MTIGLSGPDIGQREKELVNEVLDSGWLSLGPKLNEFEEKFAEYIGTKYAVAVNSGTSGLHLLIRSMGIGKGDEVITTPFSFISSSNCILFEEAKPVFVDIDQETLCIDPDKIEAAITDKTKAILPVDVFGQPANMNEIMEIADKYGLKVIEDSCEAIGAEHNGQKVGTFADASVFAFYPNKQMTTGEGGIIVTDDEEIAKLCKSTRNQGRGESDLWLDHVRLGYNYRLDEMSCAVGIAQLERIEEILAKRAEVAAEYNRLLADAEEVKTLSIVEETTKMSWFVYVIQLVDGIDRNSVMEHLRNNDIQCKPYFTPIHLQPFYIEEFGYQRGDFPITEQVTDSTIALPFYNKLTKQEVQQVVETLKERITKDKK